Proteins encoded together in one Arvicanthis niloticus isolate mArvNil1 chromosome 7, mArvNil1.pat.X, whole genome shotgun sequence window:
- the Chic2 gene encoding cysteine-rich hydrophobic domain-containing protein 2: MADFDEIYEEEEDEERALEEQLLKYSPDPVVVRGSGHVTVFGLSNKFESEFPSSLTGKVAPEEFKASINRVNSCLRKNLPVNVRWLLCGCLCCCCTLGCSMWPVICLSKRTRRSIEKLLEWENNRLYHKLCLHWRLSKRKCETNNMMEYVILIEFLPKTPIFRPD, translated from the exons ATGGCGGATTTCGATGAAATctacgaggaggaggaggacgaggagcgGGCCCTGGAGGAGCAGCTGCTCAAGTACTCGCCCGACCCGGTGGTGGTCCGCGGCTCCGGTCACGTCACCGT ATTTGGACTGAGCAACAAATTTGAATCAGAATTTCCTTCTTCATTAACTGGAAAA GTAGCTCCTGAAGAATTTAAAGCCAGCATCAACAGAGTTAACAGCTGTCTTAGGAAGAACCTTCCTGTCAACGTGCGGTGGTTGCTCTGTGGCTGCCTGTGCTGCTGCTGCACGTTAGGGTGCAGCATGTGGCCAGTTATCTGCCTCAGTAAAAGA ACACGAAGATCGATTGAGAAGTTATTAGAATGGGAAAACAATAGGTTATACCACAAG CTGTGCTTGCACTGGAGACTGAGCAAAAGGAAATGTGAAACGAACAACATGATGGAATAT